A window of the Lactuca sativa cultivar Salinas chromosome 5, Lsat_Salinas_v11, whole genome shotgun sequence genome harbors these coding sequences:
- the LOC111919900 gene encoding uncharacterized protein LOC111919900, whose amino-acid sequence MEKKRADESVQVSAPGRLDRFGFVKQEHNSPSPDGPPKNKSALEYQREQKRVRKWRKMIGVGGSDWKHYVRRKPHVVKRRIRKGIPDCLRGLVWQLISGSRDLLLMNPGVYEQLVIYETSASELDIIRDISRTFPSHVFYQQRHGPGQRSLYNVLKAYSVYDREVGYVQGMGYLAGLLLLYMSEEDAFWLVVALLKGAVHAPMEGLYLEGLPLVQQYLFQFDRLMREYMPKLGEHFTEEMINPSMYGSQWFITVFSYSFPFHLALRIWDVFLYEGVKIVFKVGLALLKYCHDDLVKLPFEKLIHALRNFPDDAMNPDTLLPLAYSFKVSKRLEELKQEYEKIHGKVAESKSKQKQLQLA is encoded by the exons ATGGAGAAGAAAAGAGCAGATGAAAGTGTGCAAGTGTCAGCTCCAGGAAGATTAGACAGATTCGGGTTTGTAAAACAGGAACATAACTCCCCCTCCCCTGATGGGCCCCCCAAAAACAAGTCGGCTTTGGAGTATCAGAG GGAACAAAAACGAGTTAGAAAATGGAGGAAAATGATTGGTGTTGGAGGTAGTGATTGGAAGCATTATGTAAGAAGGAAACCACACGTTGTTAAAAGGCGTATACGAAAAGGTATCCCTGATTGTTTGAGGGGTCTTGTCTGGCAATTGATCTCTGGAAGCCGGGACCTCTTGCTCATGAACCCTGGTGTATACGAA cAACTAGTGATATATGAGACATCAGCTTCCGAGTTAGATATAATACGCGATATATCGCGTACTTTTCCATCACATGTGTTCTACCAACAACGACATGGACCTGGTCAAAGATCACTTTACAATGTTTTAAAGGCCTACTCTGTGTACGACAGAGAGGTCGGATATGTACAG GGAATGGGATATTTAGCTGGGCTTTTGCTGCTTTACATGAGTGAAGAAGATGCATTTTGGCTAGTGGTGGCGTTACTCAAAGGAGCTGTTCATGCTCCAATGGAAGGATTATATTTG GAGGGATTGCCACTGGTTCAACAATATTTGTTTCAGTTTGATCGTTTGATGAGGGAGTATATGCCAAAATTAGGCGAACATTTtacagaagaaatgataaatccAAGCATGTATGGAAGCCAGTGGTTTATTACTGTTTTCTCCTATTCTTTCCCTTTTCATCTCGCTCTTCGAATTTGGGATGTTTTTCTTTACGAG GGTGTTAAGATTGTTTTCAAAGTTGGCTTAGCTCTACTCAAATATTGCCATGATGACTTGGTGAAATTACCATTTGAGAAGCTTATACATGCTCTTCGTAACTTCCCTGATGATGCAATGAATCCAGATACATTGCTTCCATTGGCCTACTCATTTAAG GTATCGAAGCGTTTGGAGGAACTTAAACAGGAGTATGAGAAGATACATGGGAAGGTAGCAGAATCTAAGTCGAAGCAAAAACAGCTGCAGCTGGCTTGA